A window of Streptomyces sp. Je 1-332 genomic DNA:
GGGCGCTGGCAGCCGGGCGAGCGGATCGTGGAGCGGCGGATCGCCGTCGAGCTGGAGGTCTCGCAGACTCCCGTACGGGAAGCCCTGCGCGAGCTTGAGACGCTGCGGCTCATCGAGTCGGCGCCCAACAAGGGCGTGCGCGTACGGAACTTGACCGCGGCGGACCTGGAGGAGAGCTACCCCGTCCGTGCGGGTCTTGAGGCCATCGCCGCCGAACTCGCGGCGCGGAGCCTGGCCGAGGACTGCTCGGCCCTCGAACCCCACGTCGCCGCCCTGTACGAGGCGGACCGGGCCGCCGACGGCACCGCACAGGTACGCCACACGGTCGGTTTCCACCGGGAGTTGGTGCGGGCCGCGAACAACTCCGTACTGCTGCACACCTGGGAGGGCCTCGGCATCGAGGTCTTCACCGCCCTTTCGATCCGATGGCTGGGGACGGTGCAGCAGTCGTACGCGGAGGAGCACGAGGCCCTCGTCACGGCCTTCCGGCA
This region includes:
- a CDS encoding GntR family transcriptional regulator, whose translation is MTAPVVHSLREQIREHIVEGIVSGRWQPGERIVERRIAVELEVSQTPVREALRELETLRLIESAPNKGVRVRNLTAADLEESYPVRAGLEAIAAELAARSLAEDCSALEPHVAALYEADRAADGTAQVRHTVGFHRELVRAANNSVLLHTWEGLGIEVFTALSIRWLGTVQQSYAEEHEALVTAFRQRDPAIAELVKAHVLGCAPRP